One stretch of Candidatus Thermodiscus eudorianus DNA includes these proteins:
- a CDS encoding ABC transporter ATP-binding protein has product MESVETPIVEMKNIVKVYPDGVKALDGVSLRLYRGMVHALLGENGAGKTTLMRILYGEIKPSRGEIYVDGEPVRFHTPIDAIRKGIAMIYQHPRMVPTLTIGENIDLYFDSAGIPPEERQERLKRAEEVTGFHIPLDSRVEDSPIGVLQRAEIVRSLAAGSRVMILDEPTTNLTPLEVEGLFKAIDRMKTNGVAIVYITHRLPEIERIADIVTVLRKGRVVASEVPRESLTREELARLMVGEIPQPARRTERKIGKPIVKIKSLRARKRIQLAIEELEVREGEILGVAGVEGNGQEELVYSILGVIEPEAGTVELLDKRVQGPSDFLARGGAYVPGDRTKALVSWFSIAENLAFLVYAHEGPSFMPPTMLSRLYAEIRDAFKIVAKSPWAPVATLSGGNQQKLLVGSQLYLKPRVIVAVNPTRGLDVATTRYVRNLLVEYASKGAAVILVSSDLDEILEVSDRIIVLYKGRVSGELAREEATPERLGVLMGGGG; this is encoded by the coding sequence TTGGAGAGCGTCGAGACGCCGATAGTAGAGATGAAAAATATAGTAAAGGTATACCCTGATGGTGTTAAGGCTCTCGATGGCGTCTCGCTAAGACTTTACCGGGGCATGGTGCACGCACTCCTCGGAGAAAACGGAGCCGGTAAGACGACACTCATGAGAATACTCTACGGCGAGATAAAGCCGAGCCGGGGAGAAATCTACGTCGATGGGGAGCCGGTTAGATTCCACACGCCCATAGACGCGATAAGAAAAGGGATAGCAATGATATACCAGCATCCCAGGATGGTCCCCACGCTGACTATAGGCGAAAACATAGACCTTTACTTCGACAGCGCGGGGATACCCCCAGAGGAGAGGCAGGAACGACTCAAGAGGGCCGAGGAGGTAACCGGATTCCACATACCGCTAGATAGCAGGGTAGAAGACTCGCCTATAGGTGTACTACAGAGGGCCGAGATCGTTAGAAGCCTGGCAGCAGGGAGCAGAGTGATGATACTAGACGAGCCCACAACAAACCTAACGCCACTAGAAGTAGAGGGGCTCTTCAAAGCAATCGACAGAATGAAGACGAACGGAGTAGCTATAGTATACATAACCCACAGGCTCCCAGAGATTGAGAGAATCGCCGATATAGTAACTGTACTTAGAAAGGGCAGAGTGGTCGCCAGCGAGGTACCCAGAGAATCCCTTACCCGGGAGGAACTAGCCAGGCTGATGGTAGGAGAGATACCCCAGCCTGCCCGGAGGACCGAGAGGAAAATAGGCAAGCCCATCGTCAAGATCAAATCCTTACGGGCTAGAAAAAGGATCCAGCTAGCGATAGAAGAGCTAGAGGTTAGGGAGGGGGAGATACTGGGGGTTGCAGGTGTAGAAGGCAATGGTCAGGAGGAGCTGGTATACTCCATTCTAGGCGTCATCGAGCCGGAGGCCGGTACCGTCGAGCTGCTGGACAAGAGAGTGCAGGGTCCCTCCGACTTCCTAGCACGTGGAGGCGCATACGTGCCCGGCGACAGAACGAAAGCCCTCGTTTCCTGGTTCAGCATCGCCGAGAACTTAGCCTTCCTGGTATACGCACACGAGGGTCCCTCGTTTATGCCGCCTACCATGCTATCGAGGCTATACGCCGAGATAAGAGACGCATTCAAGATTGTTGCAAAGAGTCCATGGGCTCCCGTAGCGACGCTCAGCGGGGGTAACCAGCAGAAGCTTCTCGTCGGGAGCCAGCTGTACTTGAAGCCCAGGGTTATAGTGGCTGTGAACCCCACGCGGGGACTTGACGTGGCGACTACCAGATACGTTAGGAACCTCCTGGTCGAATACGCGAGCAAGGGAGCCGCGGTGATCCTGGTCAGCAGCGACCTCGACGAGATCCTCGAAGTAAGCGACAGGATAATCGTCCTCTACAAAGGACGCGTCTCCGGAGAACTTGCAAGGGAAGAAGCAACACCCGAGAGACTGGGTGTCTTGATGGGTGGGGGAGGATGA
- a CDS encoding BMP family ABC transporter substrate-binding protein: MRRRGLSSQAIAILVVVIILLAAAIYLTQSGGGTKTETTTTQATGTETTTAQEQSTTTGKKQVKVLVLFDVGGKGDLSFNDMAVLGAEKAKEELGVQIDYQTPASVDAMSSLLKSVSQSGEYDLIIGVGFLWLDPMVQVAPQFPNQKYAIIDAAPTETIPNVAAYVFREQEVASLVGVLAADIASNINSTCAGAVAGMDIPPLWRFHIGYLYGIQYYNQHTGKNIDLGWVYVGDFQNPQLGKQTAQQMISQGCRVLYGLAGLTHVGMFDAVKEANQQGVLAIAIGQDASQEWYDPEHIILSGLKRVDVAVYNAIEAVVKGEFKGGVHSLGLKEGALGISDPAIIKYFASIAAKQGRLPQGLTPDDVVEIVMQKRQKYIDQGAWDLVKRLEEAIKKGQIVFKSPATHDEYNQVIQALENGDLSAAVASG; the protein is encoded by the coding sequence TTGCGTAGGAGAGGCCTATCCTCCCAAGCCATAGCCATACTAGTAGTAGTCATCATCCTGCTAGCAGCGGCGATATACCTAACGCAATCCGGAGGAGGCACTAAAACGGAGACAACGACCACGCAGGCAACCGGGACGGAGACAACCACTGCACAGGAGCAATCTACAACGACAGGCAAGAAACAAGTCAAAGTACTGGTCCTGTTCGACGTAGGCGGCAAGGGAGACCTAAGCTTCAACGACATGGCTGTACTGGGAGCCGAGAAGGCCAAGGAAGAGCTAGGAGTCCAAATCGACTACCAAACCCCAGCTAGCGTAGACGCGATGTCAAGCCTCCTCAAAAGCGTGAGCCAGAGCGGAGAATACGACCTCATAATAGGAGTGGGCTTCCTCTGGCTCGATCCAATGGTCCAGGTGGCGCCACAATTCCCCAACCAGAAATACGCTATCATAGACGCTGCCCCCACCGAGACAATACCAAATGTAGCGGCCTATGTATTCCGAGAGCAGGAAGTAGCCAGCCTAGTAGGTGTACTAGCTGCCGACATAGCCAGCAACATAAACTCGACCTGCGCTGGAGCAGTAGCCGGGATGGACATACCACCCCTCTGGAGGTTCCACATCGGATACCTATACGGGATACAATACTACAACCAGCACACTGGAAAGAACATAGACCTGGGATGGGTCTACGTAGGCGACTTCCAGAACCCACAGCTAGGGAAGCAGACGGCGCAACAGATGATAAGCCAGGGATGCAGGGTACTATACGGGCTAGCCGGTCTAACCCACGTCGGAATGTTTGACGCCGTAAAAGAGGCCAACCAGCAGGGAGTGCTAGCTATAGCAATAGGACAGGACGCCAGCCAGGAGTGGTATGACCCCGAACACATAATACTAAGCGGTCTAAAGAGGGTCGACGTAGCAGTCTACAATGCTATCGAAGCCGTGGTTAAAGGCGAGTTCAAAGGAGGAGTGCACAGTCTTGGACTGAAGGAGGGAGCCCTAGGCATAAGCGACCCAGCCATAATAAAGTACTTCGCCAGCATCGCGGCAAAACAGGGTAGGCTCCCGCAAGGCTTAACCCCCGACGACGTAGTCGAGATTGTAATGCAGAAGAGGCAGAAGTATATCGATCAAGGAGCCTGGGACCTAGTGAAGCGACTAGAGGAGGCGATTAAGAAAGGCCAGATAGTATTCAAGTCCCCGGCTACCCACGACGAATACAACCAGGTAATCCAGGCACTCGAAAACGGGGATCTGAGCGCGGCGGTAGCCTCGGGATAG
- a CDS encoding HesA/MoeB/ThiF family protein: MKCPPPDRDPRYARQLPIINGEGQTKLYKSRVAVVGLGGLGSIVSQYLAAAGVGHIKIIDSDLVDVNNLNRQLLYDTPSIGLPKAPLAARRLKAINPCIKVEWFQEKLDRDNINEVIGDVDLIVDCLDNWETRLQLDEYSQRKKIPLLHAAVESFYGQVFLSIPGETACLKCIAPASTSQRTIPVLGAIVGVIASIEASIAIKHLLGLDDDRGTLIIVDMKSNSIDKIPIDPGSCPCQAGEA; encoded by the coding sequence ATGAAATGCCCTCCCCCAGACAGGGATCCTAGATACGCAAGGCAACTCCCCATCATCAACGGGGAGGGCCAGACCAAGCTTTACAAGAGCAGAGTAGCGGTGGTAGGGCTGGGGGGCCTAGGTAGCATTGTATCGCAGTATCTGGCGGCGGCTGGGGTCGGCCACATTAAGATAATAGACTCAGATCTCGTAGACGTGAATAACCTCAACAGGCAACTCCTATACGATACCCCCAGTATAGGACTGCCCAAGGCGCCGCTAGCCGCTAGGAGACTAAAGGCGATAAACCCCTGCATAAAGGTTGAGTGGTTCCAGGAAAAGCTAGACCGGGACAACATAAACGAGGTCATAGGCGATGTAGACTTAATAGTGGACTGCCTCGACAACTGGGAGACCAGGCTCCAGCTAGACGAATACTCTCAGAGGAAGAAGATACCACTACTCCACGCCGCAGTCGAATCATTCTATGGACAAGTCTTCCTCTCAATCCCCGGAGAAACCGCTTGCCTAAAATGCATAGCCCCAGCAAGTACCAGTCAGAGGACGATACCGGTCCTGGGCGCTATAGTCGGGGTCATAGCCAGCATAGAGGCCTCGATCGCTATAAAACACCTGCTAGGACTCGACGATGATAGAGGGACCCTCATAATTGTGGACATGAAGTCCAACAGCATAGATAAGATACCTATAGACCCTGGCTCCTGCCCATGCCAAGCCGGAGAGGCCTAA
- the cysS gene encoding cysteine--tRNA ligase has translation MGRRLEVFEPFKPPLVRMYVCGPTPYDYTHLGHARSFVAFDGIKRYLQLRGYDVFHIQNITDIDDKIINKSRETGKDWREIADYYARDYLESLESLRIRVDLHPRVTQHIKEIIEFIEKLLEKGYAYVTESGSVYFEVDKYKDYGRLSGRFAKDTWSQEEEYEREKRKPYDFALWKAAKPGEPRWKSPWGEGRPGWHIECSVMSTRYAGGQLDIHGGGMDLIFPHHENERAQSEAYLGRSPWVKYWLHTGYLTISGEKMSKSLGNIITLKDAIKEWGADTLRLWLLSGHYRTQLEYSEHSLNQAKRLLSRLKDIGYRVQRRIEKEDYTHHLGSHDISVLAKIRDIMIRWHSEMSNDFNLAGALREVWELTNIYYSEVDQTENPAITWSYYRALTQVNKVYAVLDDILAPEGAAKPLEDSIGELLDLIVEVRGELRRRKMYDLADTIRAKLAELGVELLDYRDKTEWRLRR, from the coding sequence ATGGGGAGACGGCTAGAGGTATTCGAGCCCTTCAAGCCGCCGCTTGTCAGGATGTACGTATGTGGTCCGACACCCTACGACTACACACACCTCGGCCACGCCAGGTCCTTTGTGGCCTTCGACGGGATCAAGAGGTATCTACAATTAAGGGGCTACGATGTCTTCCATATACAGAACATCACGGACATCGACGACAAAATAATAAACAAGTCGCGCGAGACCGGGAAAGACTGGAGAGAGATCGCCGACTACTATGCACGAGACTACTTGGAGTCCCTCGAATCGCTGAGGATACGAGTCGACCTACACCCACGTGTAACACAACACATTAAAGAAATAATTGAATTCATTGAAAAACTCCTGGAGAAGGGATACGCCTACGTAACAGAGAGCGGAAGCGTCTACTTCGAGGTCGACAAGTACAAGGATTATGGCAGGCTAAGCGGCAGATTCGCAAAGGATACATGGTCCCAGGAGGAAGAATACGAGAGGGAAAAGAGGAAACCATATGACTTCGCACTATGGAAAGCCGCCAAGCCAGGAGAACCCAGATGGAAGAGCCCATGGGGCGAGGGGAGACCCGGCTGGCACATAGAGTGCAGCGTGATGAGCACAAGATACGCCGGAGGGCAACTAGACATTCACGGCGGGGGAATGGACCTGATATTCCCCCACCACGAAAACGAGAGAGCCCAAAGCGAGGCCTACCTGGGCCGCTCGCCCTGGGTAAAGTACTGGCTACACACAGGGTACCTGACGATAAGCGGAGAGAAAATGAGTAAGAGCCTCGGCAACATCATTACATTAAAAGACGCAATCAAGGAATGGGGAGCCGATACACTAAGACTCTGGCTACTCAGCGGGCACTACAGGACCCAGCTCGAATACAGCGAGCACAGCCTCAACCAGGCTAAACGCCTACTATCAAGGCTAAAGGACATCGGATACAGAGTCCAGAGGAGAATCGAGAAAGAAGACTACACACACCACCTAGGCAGCCACGACATCTCCGTGCTAGCCAAGATACGCGATATAATGATCCGGTGGCACTCGGAGATGAGCAACGACTTCAACCTAGCAGGAGCACTGCGAGAAGTATGGGAGCTAACCAACATCTACTACAGCGAAGTCGATCAGACCGAGAACCCGGCCATAACCTGGAGCTACTACAGGGCCCTCACACAAGTAAACAAGGTATACGCCGTGCTAGACGATATACTGGCTCCGGAGGGCGCAGCTAAGCCCCTGGAAGACTCCATAGGAGAACTCCTCGATCTAATAGTTGAAGTCAGGGGAGAACTACGCCGGAGGAAAATGTATGATCTAGCCGACACGATTAGAGCGAAACTAGCCGAGCTGGGCGTGGAGCTACTAGACTACAGGGACAAAACCGAGTGGAGGCTCAGGCGATGA